From a single Endozoicomonas euniceicola genomic region:
- a CDS encoding BglII/BstYI family type II restriction endonuclease: MSIEILPHGIRSKYEIHERKHACAILQNDFPNEWRDIVQVLDAFELKNSYITTPGGRKSQVSEFIDNSLYQRGWVERHFNTSVVVDGYHRESPTHDIDCYRNRVALEIEWNNKDPFYDRDLNNFRLLHELDVISVGVIITRCTELQQIFNDIGRGASYGSSTTHMGKLMPKVNGGGSGGCPLLIFGISPALYNPCA, translated from the coding sequence GTGAGCATTGAGATTTTACCGCATGGTATTAGGAGTAAGTATGAAATTCACGAGCGAAAACATGCTTGTGCAATACTTCAAAACGACTTTCCGAATGAGTGGCGAGATATTGTACAAGTGCTGGACGCTTTTGAACTTAAAAACAGCTACATAACAACGCCTGGAGGCCGTAAATCGCAGGTTTCAGAATTTATTGATAATTCCCTATACCAAAGAGGCTGGGTAGAAAGGCACTTTAACACCAGTGTTGTTGTGGATGGATACCACAGGGAAAGCCCGACGCACGATATTGACTGTTATCGTAATAGGGTTGCACTTGAAATTGAGTGGAATAATAAAGACCCTTTTTATGATAGGGATTTGAACAACTTCCGTTTGTTACATGAACTTGATGTGATAAGTGTGGGGGTCATAATTACAAGATGTACCGAATTACAACAGATTTTTAATGATATTGGTCGAGGTGCATCTTATGGGTCTAGCACAACACATATGGGCAAGTTAATGCCAAAAGTGAATGGTGGTGGTAGTGGTGGCTGTCCATTGCTGATATTTGGTATTTCACCTGCACTATACAACCCTTGCGCTTAA
- a CDS encoding DUF5718 family protein yields MPFKHVIGLGVAGNFAGHLEQAGEAADFVAVKTEDAVAPKAIFPFYVPSEEAGFLSTYPLCNSTIVPPNDADNLQIEPEVALLCDIHYDKGKVTALTPVKFAAYNDCSIRKPNAKKISEKKNWGKQTKGVSGTMIELDHLQQGGVLDRFRIASFHKRGDRVARYGEDSPVVGYSYFHERLLNWIVDRMNNQKDVGPAENISVYLADAGYPHQALISIGATRYTEYGETNFLQSGDTSIVVVYDGEQYSQEQITEMAQNQSFAEQGISSLIQGVA; encoded by the coding sequence ATGCCGTTCAAACATGTAATCGGACTGGGCGTTGCCGGTAACTTTGCCGGTCATCTGGAGCAGGCCGGTGAAGCTGCGGATTTTGTGGCTGTAAAAACAGAAGATGCGGTGGCTCCTAAAGCCATTTTTCCTTTCTATGTACCGTCTGAGGAAGCGGGTTTTCTATCCACTTACCCTTTGTGTAACAGTACAATTGTTCCACCTAACGATGCAGATAACCTTCAGATTGAGCCTGAAGTGGCCCTGCTGTGCGACATTCATTACGACAAAGGAAAAGTAACGGCGCTGACTCCTGTTAAGTTCGCAGCCTATAACGACTGTTCTATTCGTAAACCCAACGCTAAAAAAATCAGCGAAAAGAAAAACTGGGGAAAGCAGACGAAAGGTGTCTCCGGCACTATGATTGAGCTGGATCACTTGCAGCAGGGTGGCGTTCTGGATCGTTTCCGTATTGCCAGTTTTCATAAGCGTGGCGACCGGGTGGCCCGTTATGGCGAAGACAGTCCGGTCGTGGGTTACAGCTACTTCCACGAGAGGCTGCTTAACTGGATTGTTGATCGTATGAACAATCAGAAAGACGTGGGTCCGGCAGAAAATATTTCGGTTTACCTGGCTGATGCGGGTTATCCACATCAGGCGTTGATCAGCATTGGTGCCACCCGCTACACCGAATACGGCGAAACCAATTTCCTGCAATCGGGCGACACCAGCATTGTCGTGGTATACGACGGTGAGCAATATTCTCAGGAACAGATCACTGAAATGGCTCAGAATCAGTCATTTGCTGAACAAGGTATTTCCAGCCTGATTCAGGGCGTTGCCTGA
- a CDS encoding DNA adenine methylase — translation MLSEAPQSSLLMAYEYPHYIKYMGSKSKIMDFVINGINQVYAGGTILDLFAGSASLAGALRSQVPVHSNDIQEYSAVLAQAYLTAYKGKNVPTADELVQKAERIAKKHLHLITDDFQYKDIESLQHFNDVEESNRKLIELDFNHDYHLFTKNYAGTWWTALQCIWIDAFREVADEYKGKPVYPVILTSLMYAMAYTSQGTGHYAQYRDAKNIKSMKDIMIYRRRDLTHYFVRKYNDALIDIPATKTNQKHITTSLDFVDCLKSFVGGTVYADPPYCFVHYSRFYHAIETLVKYDYPELQIKGGKLVKGRYREGRHQSPFCIRTKVSKAFRDMFEGVKSTKSNLVLSYSKNGMIDMDTVEALAVEVFGKDYTLDMVSTDYKHMTLGRQGDRHRDVEECLVLAKHK, via the coding sequence ATGTTAAGTGAAGCTCCACAGTCAAGTCTTTTAATGGCCTATGAATATCCGCATTACATAAAGTATATGGGGTCGAAATCCAAAATTATGGATTTTGTTATTAATGGTATAAATCAAGTTTATGCTGGCGGCACAATTCTTGACTTGTTTGCAGGAAGTGCAAGCCTTGCTGGTGCATTGCGTAGCCAGGTGCCAGTGCATTCAAATGATATACAAGAATACAGTGCAGTATTAGCACAGGCTTACTTGACTGCATACAAGGGTAAAAATGTACCTACTGCGGATGAGCTTGTACAAAAGGCTGAACGGATTGCCAAAAAACATCTGCACTTAATTACTGATGATTTTCAGTATAAAGATATTGAGAGTTTACAGCACTTTAATGATGTAGAAGAAAGCAATAGAAAACTCATCGAATTAGATTTCAACCATGATTACCACTTATTCACTAAGAATTATGCCGGTACGTGGTGGACTGCTTTGCAGTGCATTTGGATTGACGCATTTAGAGAAGTAGCTGATGAGTATAAGGGGAAGCCTGTTTACCCTGTAATACTTACAAGTCTGATGTATGCAATGGCTTATACAAGCCAAGGGACAGGACATTATGCACAGTACCGCGATGCCAAGAACATAAAATCCATGAAGGATATTATGATCTACAGGCGCAGGGACTTAACGCATTACTTTGTAAGAAAATACAATGATGCACTGATTGATATACCTGCAACCAAAACCAATCAGAAGCACATAACGACTTCACTTGATTTTGTTGATTGCCTAAAAAGCTTTGTTGGTGGCACTGTTTATGCCGACCCGCCGTACTGCTTTGTACACTACAGCCGGTTTTACCATGCAATAGAAACACTGGTTAAGTACGACTACCCAGAGCTACAGATAAAAGGTGGAAAGCTGGTAAAAGGCAGGTATAGAGAAGGTAGGCATCAGTCGCCTTTTTGCATCAGGACTAAAGTTAGTAAAGCCTTTCGGGATATGTTTGAAGGCGTAAAAAGCACAAAAAGCAACCTGGTATTGAGCTACAGCAAAAACGGCATGATAGATATGGATACAGTAGAGGCACTTGCTGTTGAGGTGTTTGGCAAGGACTATACCTTAGATATGGTATCAACAGATTATAAGCACATGACGCTAGGCAGGCAGGGCGACAGACACAGAGATGTTGAGGAGTGTCTTGTACTGGCAAAGCATAAGTAA
- a CDS encoding RNA-guided endonuclease InsQ/TnpB family protein, whose translation MGKVKSITLSRTLTGKYFASILADDTQEQPKQIDNLEANQVVGVDMGITDLAITSTGHKTGNPRFLKKAQRNLKRKQQALSRCKKGSKGRHKARLLVAKAHERVAFARNDFQHKLSKQLIDENQAVIVETLKVKNMLKNKRLARSIADAGWHSLITKLEYKAKQEGKHLVKIDQWFASSKTCSVCDLKQEKMPLRIRSWECSCGAIHDRDINAARNIKKQGILKLKAEGLSVSADGGLRKSGILSVAA comes from the coding sequence GTGGGTAAGGTGAAGTCTATCACCCTGAGCAGAACGCTAACCGGCAAGTATTTTGCCTCCATATTGGCTGATGATACCCAGGAACAACCAAAACAGATTGATAATCTTGAAGCTAATCAGGTTGTCGGTGTTGATATGGGGATTACTGATCTGGCTATCACCAGTACCGGCCATAAGACTGGCAATCCTCGCTTTCTGAAAAAAGCACAACGTAACCTGAAAAGAAAACAACAGGCTCTATCTCGCTGCAAGAAAGGCTCAAAAGGTAGGCACAAAGCCCGTTTATTGGTGGCAAAGGCGCATGAGCGTGTAGCCTTTGCCCGTAATGATTTTCAGCATAAGCTATCAAAACAACTCATCGACGAAAACCAAGCGGTGATTGTGGAGACACTGAAAGTTAAAAACATGCTCAAGAACAAGCGTCTTGCTCGTTCTATTGCTGATGCTGGCTGGCACTCACTGATAACCAAACTCGAATACAAGGCAAAGCAGGAAGGTAAACATCTGGTGAAGATAGACCAGTGGTTTGCATCCTCTAAAACTTGCTCAGTCTGCGATTTGAAACAGGAAAAAATGCCATTGAGAATCCGATCATGGGAGTGTAGCTGTGGTGCTATCCATGACCGGGATATTAATGCAGCTCGCAATATCAAGAAGCAAGGCATATTGAAATTAAAGGCGGAAGGACTGTCCGTTTCTGCTGATGGAGGCTTGCGTAAATCCGGCATACTGTCGGTTGCTGCCTAA
- a CDS encoding SEC-C metal-binding domain-containing protein — MLDDILRASEAGFIGEMINLRSFERAKEYCEGTPEQWFSANRERLVKEFGYIREADKELEAWGMNQVFEFDPDELDEITAMIEEKSRQRAAQNQAIGNIYNQIFHESSDTPFIREGTKTGRNAPCPCGSGKKYKKCCGR, encoded by the coding sequence ATGCTGGATGATATCCTCCGTGCCAGTGAGGCGGGCTTTATAGGTGAGATGATTAATCTCCGATCTTTCGAGAGGGCAAAGGAATATTGTGAGGGAACACCTGAACAGTGGTTCAGTGCCAATCGTGAAAGACTTGTTAAGGAGTTTGGCTATATTCGTGAAGCCGATAAAGAACTCGAAGCATGGGGGATGAATCAGGTTTTTGAATTTGATCCGGACGAACTGGATGAAATAACCGCTATGATTGAAGAAAAATCACGCCAGAGAGCTGCGCAAAATCAGGCTATTGGTAATATATATAACCAGATTTTCCACGAAAGCTCAGATACGCCTTTTATCCGTGAAGGTACCAAAACAGGCCGAAACGCCCCCTGCCCCTGTGGTAGCGGCAAGAAGTATAAAAAATGCTGCGGCAGGTAG
- a CDS encoding RNA-guided endonuclease InsQ/TnpB family protein: MLRATKVRIYPTSEQAEFLDRQFDAVRFVWNKALAIKVHYYKVRGQSLSPKKHLKPLLAKAKKSRKYSWLKNADSIALQQATINLDTAFQNFFNPKLQARFPRFKKKHGKQSSYHCTSVSVGDNWIKIPKRKPIRAKVHREPKFSG, from the coding sequence ATGCTGAGAGCCACCAAAGTACGAATCTATCCAACATCAGAGCAGGCGGAATTTCTCGACCGTCAGTTTGATGCTGTGCGGTTCGTATGGAACAAGGCCCTGGCTATTAAGGTTCATTATTACAAGGTTCGTGGGCAGAGCCTTTCTCCCAAAAAACACCTGAAGCCCTTGCTGGCAAAAGCCAAGAAAAGCCGAAAGTACTCATGGCTGAAAAACGCTGACTCTATTGCACTGCAACAGGCCACTATCAATCTGGATACGGCCTTTCAAAACTTTTTCAATCCCAAATTGCAGGCAAGATTTCCTCGCTTCAAGAAAAAGCATGGCAAGCAAAGTAGCTACCATTGTACGTCTGTCTCTGTGGGCGATAACTGGATAAAAATCCCCAAGCGCAAGCCCATAAGGGCTAAAGTGCATCGTGAACCTAAATTCAGCGGTTAA
- the nfo gene encoding deoxyribonuclease IV, with translation MKYIGAHVSAAGGVENAPANAHKLGATAFALFTKNQRQWKARPLSDKNIELFKKRCEEYGYKPEQILPHDSYLINLGHPEQEGLQKSREAFVDEIQRCMQLGLDRLNFHPGSHLRKIEISACLGRIAESINRALDQTEGVIAVIENTAGQGSNLGWRFEELAEIIDQIEDKSRVGVCLDTCHTFAAGYDLRTPDACEATFAEFEKTVGFQYLKGMHLNDSKTELNSRKDRHHSLGQGEIGWDVFRYIMQDTRFDRVPMVLETIDDTLWADEIEALKMMAV, from the coding sequence ATGAAATATATCGGCGCCCATGTCAGCGCTGCAGGCGGGGTCGAAAACGCCCCGGCCAATGCCCACAAGCTCGGAGCGACTGCGTTTGCTCTCTTCACAAAAAATCAGCGCCAATGGAAAGCCAGGCCGCTGAGTGACAAAAATATTGAGCTGTTCAAAAAACGGTGTGAGGAATACGGTTACAAACCCGAGCAGATTCTTCCGCATGACAGCTATCTTATAAACCTTGGTCATCCGGAACAAGAAGGTTTGCAAAAATCCAGAGAAGCGTTCGTTGATGAGATCCAGCGCTGCATGCAACTGGGGCTGGACAGACTGAATTTCCACCCCGGCAGCCATTTACGGAAAATTGAGATTTCAGCCTGTCTGGGCCGTATCGCCGAGTCCATTAATCGGGCACTGGATCAGACAGAAGGTGTCATAGCCGTTATCGAAAACACCGCCGGACAGGGCAGCAACCTTGGCTGGCGTTTTGAAGAGCTGGCAGAAATCATTGACCAGATAGAAGACAAAAGCCGTGTAGGAGTCTGTCTGGATACCTGTCACACCTTTGCCGCAGGTTATGACCTGAGAACACCAGACGCCTGTGAAGCGACTTTTGCTGAGTTTGAAAAAACAGTGGGCTTCCAGTACCTCAAAGGTATGCACCTGAACGATTCGAAAACCGAACTAAACTCCCGCAAGGATCGCCATCACAGCCTTGGGCAGGGAGAAATCGGCTGGGATGTGTTCAGGTATATTATGCAGGATACTCGCTTTGACCGGGTTCCCATGGTTCTGGAAACCATTGACGACACCCTCTGGGCGGATGAAATTGAAGCTCTCAAGATGATGGCGGTGTAA
- the pntB gene encoding Re/Si-specific NAD(P)(+) transhydrogenase subunit beta: MSEGLLVSAYLVAALLFVMSLAGLSRQESARSGNLYGMVGMAIAVLATLAHAHVTGITLVTVLMIVGAGIGLYLAKKVEMTEMPQLVAILNGFGGLAAVLIGFSSAIEGMNVSVVESLLSSSEALIHDIQVAFGVIVGAVTFSGSVLACLKLHGRISSRPASLPGGHWSNLAIIGFAVLMAVVYVQQNSLLALLLMTGFAFAFGITLVMGIGGADMPVVVSMLNAYSGIAAAATGFMLGNNLLIITGAMVGSSGAILSYLMCAAMNRSFVSVILGGFGAEEGAMAEGGEQGEHTEVNVEDVAEMLKNASSVIITPGYGMAVAQAQHPLRELVTQLRDRKVNVRFGIHPVAGRLPGHMNVLLAEAKVPYDIVEEMDELNDDFTDTDVVLVIGANDTVNPAAEEDPGSPIAGMPVLRVWEAGQVIVFKRSMATGYAGVQNPLFFRENSSMLFGDANDTVQGILKQF, translated from the coding sequence ATGTCCGAAGGATTACTTGTATCCGCTTATCTGGTAGCAGCCCTGCTGTTCGTTATGAGCCTGGCGGGCCTGAGCCGTCAGGAAAGTGCAAGAAGCGGCAACCTCTATGGCATGGTGGGTATGGCGATAGCCGTTCTGGCTACCCTGGCTCATGCCCATGTCACGGGTATTACCCTGGTGACGGTGTTGATGATTGTTGGCGCAGGCATTGGTCTGTACCTGGCGAAGAAAGTGGAAATGACCGAGATGCCTCAGCTGGTAGCCATCCTGAATGGTTTCGGTGGCCTGGCTGCGGTATTGATTGGTTTCTCCAGCGCTATTGAAGGCATGAATGTTTCTGTGGTTGAAAGTCTGCTGTCTTCTTCTGAAGCGCTGATACACGACATTCAGGTCGCCTTTGGTGTCATTGTCGGTGCTGTTACCTTCAGTGGTTCTGTGCTGGCTTGTCTGAAGCTGCATGGCCGAATTTCCAGCCGTCCTGCCTCTTTGCCCGGCGGTCACTGGAGCAACCTTGCCATTATTGGCTTTGCGGTACTGATGGCAGTGGTGTATGTGCAACAGAACAGTTTGCTGGCGCTGTTGCTGATGACTGGCTTTGCCTTTGCCTTTGGCATCACGCTGGTGATGGGTATTGGTGGTGCCGACATGCCTGTGGTGGTATCCATGCTGAATGCCTATTCCGGTATCGCTGCCGCAGCTACCGGCTTTATGCTGGGTAATAACCTGCTGATTATTACCGGTGCCATGGTCGGTTCGTCCGGTGCGATTCTGTCTTACCTCATGTGTGCAGCCATGAACCGCTCATTTGTCTCCGTGATTCTGGGTGGTTTCGGTGCTGAAGAAGGTGCCATGGCCGAAGGTGGTGAGCAGGGCGAGCATACGGAAGTCAATGTGGAAGACGTGGCCGAAATGCTGAAAAATGCATCCAGCGTCATCATCACGCCCGGTTACGGCATGGCAGTGGCCCAGGCGCAGCATCCTTTGCGTGAACTGGTCACTCAACTGCGTGACCGGAAGGTTAACGTTCGTTTTGGTATTCACCCGGTGGCGGGGCGTCTGCCAGGCCACATGAATGTACTGCTGGCAGAAGCGAAAGTGCCCTATGACATTGTGGAAGAGATGGATGAACTCAACGACGATTTCACTGATACCGATGTGGTGCTGGTCATTGGCGCCAACGACACCGTGAACCCGGCTGCTGAGGAAGACCCTGGTAGTCCAATTGCCGGAATGCCGGTCTTGCGCGTATGGGAAGCGGGTCAGGTCATTGTCTTCAAACGCTCTATGGCGACGGGGTACGCCGGTGTGCAGAACCCGCTGTTCTTCAGGGAAAACTCCAGCATGTTGTTTGGTGATGCAAACGACACGGTACAGGGTATTCTGAAGCAGTTCTGA
- the tnpA gene encoding IS200/IS605 family transposase, which produces MSAHNKDLLKGYLRKRHSVTKLVVHLVFTTKYRRKLFDGYMIKQLRESFESACEKLECQLLEMDGEKDHVHLLVAYPPKLAISVMVNNLKSTSSRRLRMLNTHLTAQSKAGLMWSRSYFACSAGGATIETLKDYVNSQSTPD; this is translated from the coding sequence GTGAGCGCACACAATAAAGATTTGCTTAAAGGGTATCTTCGCAAACGACATAGCGTTACCAAGCTGGTTGTTCATTTGGTGTTCACGACAAAGTACAGGCGAAAGCTTTTTGATGGCTATATGATCAAGCAGTTACGGGAGTCGTTCGAGAGTGCATGCGAAAAACTGGAATGCCAGTTACTTGAAATGGATGGCGAAAAAGATCACGTACACCTGTTGGTGGCCTACCCACCAAAACTGGCTATCAGTGTCATGGTAAATAATCTCAAATCAACATCATCACGACGGTTGCGAATGCTGAATACCCACCTTACTGCTCAGAGCAAAGCAGGCTTAATGTGGTCAAGGTCTTACTTTGCTTGCAGTGCTGGCGGTGCAACTATCGAGACTCTGAAGGACTACGTTAATAGCCAGAGTACACCAGATTGA
- a CDS encoding transposase, translating into MVRPPKPTPPKGELSEMEKDPLSVKLEVDSFDGKIHVEWEPEASVTPMGQLPFFIQFLKTGHRFEPWINDCPLTYKSPNAPQKVDVIGSLMLSILSGHKRYAHIGTIIGDKVNAQLLGMKKIVSDDSARRGLKKIDEDEGVEWMQKHLHLCFDPLLTIPWIMDVDVTVKTIYGHQEGAVNGYNPHKKGRPSHTYHSYMMANLKLILEVEVRPGNQSQSKYSLPGLMELLNRLPKRCWPEFVRGDCDWGSDRVMSELEDAGCHYLFKMKKHDNVKKAIGNAHCSGGWVKYDNHWEGKESVIKLSGWKKERRIIIVRRRRPENEIPMLEKGIKERQQTLALIEEPENIKAYEYSVLVTSLDNDIVSIINHYRNRADCENNFDEIKNQWGWGGYVTKDMARCRMLARMVALVYNWWTLYVRLSNPDSHKESITSRPLLMSSIGKLTHSGNQKKIKLTSQHRWMYKIAKLQSELCDFFDSIKSIAPQLNPINAWCRILTKAVSKFLKKGQVITMQPLIRSG; encoded by the coding sequence ATGGTTCGACCACCAAAACCCACTCCCCCAAAGGGTGAGTTGTCTGAAATGGAAAAAGATCCCTTATCCGTCAAACTCGAAGTCGATTCTTTCGACGGTAAAATTCATGTCGAGTGGGAGCCTGAAGCATCGGTCACCCCAATGGGACAGCTTCCTTTTTTTATACAGTTTTTAAAAACAGGTCACCGATTTGAACCCTGGATTAACGATTGCCCACTAACTTATAAAAGCCCAAACGCCCCTCAAAAAGTGGATGTGATTGGCTCATTAATGCTTTCCATTCTTTCAGGACATAAACGCTATGCGCATATCGGAACAATTATTGGTGATAAAGTAAACGCTCAGTTGCTCGGGATGAAAAAAATTGTCAGCGATGATTCTGCCAGGCGTGGTTTAAAGAAGATTGACGAAGATGAAGGCGTTGAATGGATGCAAAAACACCTCCATCTCTGTTTTGATCCGTTATTAACCATTCCATGGATTATGGATGTTGATGTTACCGTGAAAACCATTTATGGGCATCAGGAAGGAGCGGTTAATGGCTATAACCCACATAAGAAAGGGAGACCCTCTCATACTTACCACTCATATATGATGGCTAATCTTAAATTAATACTGGAAGTTGAAGTCAGACCCGGAAATCAAAGTCAAAGTAAATACTCTTTACCCGGTTTAATGGAGCTATTAAATCGACTTCCAAAACGCTGCTGGCCTGAATTTGTTCGTGGTGATTGTGATTGGGGAAGTGACCGGGTAATGAGCGAATTGGAAGATGCTGGTTGTCATTATCTTTTTAAAATGAAGAAGCACGACAACGTTAAGAAAGCCATAGGGAATGCGCACTGTAGCGGAGGATGGGTAAAATACGACAACCATTGGGAGGGAAAAGAATCCGTAATTAAACTGTCAGGTTGGAAAAAAGAAAGACGCATAATTATTGTTCGAAGACGGCGTCCTGAAAATGAAATACCGATGTTGGAAAAAGGAATAAAAGAACGTCAACAAACGTTAGCATTAATAGAAGAGCCAGAAAATATAAAAGCTTACGAGTATTCGGTTCTGGTCACATCTCTTGATAATGATATAGTCTCGATCATTAATCATTATCGCAATAGGGCTGACTGTGAAAATAACTTTGATGAAATCAAAAACCAATGGGGCTGGGGCGGTTATGTAACAAAAGATATGGCAAGATGTCGAATGCTGGCCCGAATGGTTGCCTTGGTTTACAACTGGTGGACGCTATACGTTCGATTGAGTAATCCGGACTCCCATAAAGAATCAATTACCAGCCGTCCCTTATTAATGAGTTCAATTGGCAAGCTGACCCACTCTGGCAACCAAAAGAAAATAAAGCTGACAAGCCAGCATCGATGGATGTATAAAATTGCGAAATTACAAAGTGAACTGTGTGATTTTTTTGATTCAATCAAAAGTATCGCACCGCAGTTGAATCCAATTAACGCATGGTGTCGTATTTTAACGAAAGCGGTCTCAAAATTTTTGAAAAAAGGGCAGGTTATTACGATGCAACCATTAATTCGATCGGGCTAA
- a CDS encoding Re/Si-specific NAD(P)(+) transhydrogenase subunit alpha, which yields MRIGIPEEVQDNENRVAATPDTVKKLIKLGYDIVIESGAGSKASFDDTAYTEAGAEVAERSLVWAADIVMKVNAPTVDEIALLKDGATLASFIWPGQNEELMQQLSQRNINVLALDSVPRLSRSQSLDALSSMANIAGYRAVVEASHHFGRFFNGQITAAGKIPPAKVLVIGAGVSGLAALGAAGSMGAVVRAFDTRPEVKEQVESMGAEFLELDYEEEQDSSDGYAKEMSQAFIDAEMALFMEQAKDVDIIITTALIPGRAAPTLITEDMVKAMKPGSVVVDLAAQNGGNCECTEKDKAVVKEGVTVIGFTDMPSRLPTQSSQLYGTNLVNMLKLMTPEKDGRLVIDFDDEVVRGLTVIKEGNITWPPPPVKVSAAPVAKTAPVEAQAAKAEKASRPWLKPALLAAGAALFACVANSAPASFLEHFTVFVLSSIVGYYVIWNVTSALHTPLMSVTNAISGIIVVGALVQMSSDSPIVLALSGIALVVAVINIVGGFAVSQRMLKMFIRDQ from the coding sequence ATGCGAATAGGGATTCCTGAAGAGGTTCAGGATAATGAAAACCGGGTAGCGGCAACGCCCGACACCGTCAAGAAGTTAATCAAGCTCGGTTACGACATCGTTATTGAAAGCGGGGCTGGCAGTAAAGCCAGTTTTGACGATACGGCTTATACAGAAGCTGGCGCTGAAGTTGCGGAACGTAGCCTGGTCTGGGCTGCCGATATCGTTATGAAGGTGAATGCACCGACGGTCGACGAAATCGCTCTGCTGAAAGATGGCGCTACTCTCGCCAGCTTTATCTGGCCCGGCCAGAATGAAGAATTGATGCAACAGCTCAGCCAGCGCAACATCAATGTGCTGGCTCTGGACAGCGTACCCCGCCTGTCACGTTCCCAGTCTCTTGATGCCCTCAGCTCCATGGCTAATATTGCTGGCTATCGGGCGGTGGTTGAGGCCTCCCATCATTTTGGTCGTTTCTTTAATGGTCAGATCACCGCAGCCGGTAAAATTCCCCCTGCGAAAGTTCTGGTTATCGGTGCCGGTGTTTCTGGTCTGGCAGCTCTGGGGGCTGCTGGTAGCATGGGTGCCGTTGTTCGTGCTTTCGATACGCGCCCCGAGGTTAAGGAGCAGGTTGAAAGCATGGGGGCCGAATTCCTTGAACTTGACTATGAAGAAGAGCAGGATTCTTCTGACGGTTATGCAAAGGAAATGAGTCAGGCATTTATTGATGCGGAAATGGCACTGTTTATGGAGCAGGCCAAAGACGTCGATATCATCATCACCACGGCCCTGATTCCTGGCCGTGCGGCCCCCACGCTCATCACCGAAGACATGGTTAAAGCCATGAAGCCCGGCAGTGTGGTGGTCGATCTGGCGGCACAAAACGGTGGTAACTGTGAGTGCACTGAAAAAGACAAAGCCGTGGTAAAAGAGGGGGTTACGGTGATCGGCTTTACCGATATGCCAAGCCGTTTGCCAACCCAGTCTTCCCAGCTTTATGGCACCAATCTCGTCAACATGCTGAAGCTGATGACTCCGGAAAAAGATGGCCGCCTGGTCATCGATTTCGATGATGAAGTGGTTCGGGGTTTGACGGTCATTAAAGAAGGCAATATCACCTGGCCACCGCCTCCGGTAAAAGTCAGTGCTGCTCCGGTAGCCAAAACGGCACCGGTTGAGGCTCAGGCCGCTAAAGCAGAAAAAGCCAGTCGCCCCTGGCTTAAACCTGCATTGCTGGCAGCCGGTGCTGCACTGTTTGCCTGCGTCGCTAACTCTGCACCAGCCAGTTTCCTTGAACACTTTACGGTGTTTGTACTGTCGTCGATTGTCGGCTACTACGTGATCTGGAACGTGACTTCTGCCCTGCACACCCCCTTGATGAGTGTGACCAATGCCATCAGTGGCATCATTGTTGTAGGCGCATTGGTGCAGATGAGCAGTGATAGCCCAATTGTACTGGCACTGTCGGGTATTGCGCTGGTGGTGGCCGTGATCAATATCGTCGGCGGTTTTGCCGTTAGCCAGCGTATGCTGAAAATGTTCATCAGGGATCAGTAA